The Amaranthus tricolor cultivar Red isolate AtriRed21 chromosome 2, ASM2621246v1, whole genome shotgun sequence genome contains the following window.
CCCTGCACATAAATCAAAGCAATTAGAGACTCGAAGGGACAAAACGGGTAATACCTAAAACTGTTCAGGCGGTAGCTATACCGTATCATACTGCACATGTTTCTCTTCTCGGTATCTTTCAGCCTCCATTTTCTTTCTAGCCGTATAATCCGCAAGCTTTTCTCCAGTGTCAACAGCTGCGTCTCGTGCCATAACCACCGGAACCTCAGCCAGCTCGGTCGCTTTATGAGCAGCGCTCGCAACCACATCCTTAGCCATCCCCAACACTCCTCCTGCTTTCTTCGTAGCGCCAACCGCAACCTCTGACGTGAGATGGGCCGCCCCCCACCCAGCGACGACAGCTTGATCTTTCACCTCTTCGGCTACCTTCCCTGCTAACCCGGCCGCAGTTTTACCCACCGCAACAGCCTTCTGTCCCACGTAGCCGGCTACACTCTTTGTGGTGCTCACAGTGGTGTCTTTGGCTTGCACCGCCTTTTCGCCAGCATACTCGGCTGTCTGTTTTGCTGTCTCTTTTGTGTATTCCACAGACTTTTGGCCAGCAGATGACAGCGCTTCTTTGGCTTGTTGCGCAGTCTCAGACGCTGTTTCAGCCATCGGACGTGACTTCTCTGATATGTATTGGGTCGTTGCCCCAACTCCAGCACTGGCTCTCTCCTTGGCCGTAAGGCCCAGTTCATACGTCTTAGCTGCTGCTGCTCCTAAGCCATGTTTTGCTGCTTCTTTCGCTTCCCATGCTGCATTCGCCGCCTCTTCTTTTGCTTTGTTGTACCTGTAAAACAGCAAACCAAGCCCGCAATTATCATCAAATCAATAAATCAATGATCAGAGGTGTTCTTTATCGAGTAGATTTCAGATCAGGTATGTTTCACATCAGTTcaggtttgttttgaacatctCTATCAATGATGAACACGAAACACGAACAGCCATAATTATAATCATCAAACCAATGATTAGAAGTGTTCCTCGGGTAGATTTCACATTTCACGTCAGTTCGTCGGATCTGTTTTGAACATCTCTATCAATGATAAAAAACACggataaccataataataatcatcaaatCCATGATCAGAGGTGTTCCTTCAGGTTATCGGGTAAATTTTGGATCAGTGGGAAGATTTTGGGTCGTATGTTTCAAATCAATTCGTGGGTTATCGGGTAGATTTTAGGTCAAGTATGTTTCACATCAGTTCATCGGGTCTGTTTTAAACAGACCTATCAATGAGAAAATGCGGCCAACCATAACACTACTCGGGCATCGTATACCTTGCTTCCGTGGACTCTTGGGCATCAAGGGAGTCCTTTTGAGTGGTTTGTCTATAAGTAGAAACTTGTTCCGTCAACGGCCTATCTTGTTGATGATGTTGTCCCCCTTGTTTACCCAAAGTGTCCTGCATACCCTTATGTTCTCCTTTCATCTCAAATTTCCCTACAGAAGTAGGTCCTTGCTGTCCTCCTGCACCATGGCTTCTTTCTTGGCCTCCTAATTTATGTTCTTGCTGATTTTGTCCTATTCCTCCAACCTTTTCTTTGGTTTCCCAACCAGTACTTGCTCCCTGTTGTTTAGCTTTGTCATACCTATTTTACCATCATAAACCTAAATGTTAACGATTATGTATTACATCCTTATCATATGATTAACttcttaattattataatcaGCTCAATTATACTcataattttaacaacttttttataaataacaagTTAATTACTATTAACTAAAGGAAAGCATAATAATAGTACTAGTTTAACTATAAGTTCAAAACTCCCcacgtttttttttaaagttcttTAAAATATCGtgcaattttgaaaaatattgatatttttctaaGTACTTTGTACTTTtgaaaacttaaacttaaacaTATACTGCCTATGCGGTCGAACATGCTCAAACCCTCAAACCCTCtggttttgctttttttttttttcctttttttctggttttgcatttgtttttcgtttttttctggttttgcatttgtttttcgttttttttcaTGGTTCAGATCATGAAATATTTTGGGTCAATTCATaaatttattcatatatttaaaaGAACAACCCGTCTTATACGAAACCGTCTCATGATCATATGACCTTAAAACAAAAAGGTTGTacgctaaaagtttctattattgagtTATTTTAACCGTATTAACCGTATCAAACATGTCTCAGGTGAAAACGTCTCATACCAGAATTTGTATTAAAAGAAATGTAAGCTACACACCTTTGTTGAGCAGATTGAATAGCATCAATGGAGTTTTGTTGAGCAGTTTGTCTATAATTAGTCATCTCCTCCAACGACGGCATCGCTGTCTTCTCTTGTTCACCATGACTTCTTTCCATGCCTCTTCCTCCTTGTCCTTGCCCTTGCCCTTGCGCTTGTGATTTCGCCTGCGCCAGCGTAGGTTTCCACACTCCATGGCTCGTATCCCTCCCCCCTCCTCGCTGCGCCTGCCCCTGCCCCGTTCCATGGCTCGTATGCCTTTCACCTTGTTGCACCCGGCTCGCTCCACCCTGGCCCGTCACCCCGACCTTATCAGAAAGAGACTCAAAATGTGCATCATCCCTCCCTTCATGACCACCACCAGCCTGACCCACACCAATAACCACCGTCGCGCTTCGAGCCCCGCCACTTTTTCTATCAGCATCAACAGaagcagcagcagcaacagcagAATCAGCTACCTTAGAAGCAAGCTCTTCAAATTGAGTAGCTCTTTTAGGCACAAGATCTTTCTCTACATTCACATTCCTCTCTTGGGTTGTATTCTCTCTTCTCCTCTCTTGTTGTGAAGC
Protein-coding sequences here:
- the LOC130804687 gene encoding seed biotin-containing protein SBP65; translation: MASQQERRRENTTQERNVNVEKDLVPKRATQFEELASKVADSAVAAAASVDADRKSGGARSATVVIGVGQAGGGHEGRDDAHFESLSDKVGVTGQGGASRVQQGERHTSHGTGQGQAQRGGGRDTSHGVWKPTLAQAKSQAQGQGQGQGGRGMERSHGEQEKTAMPSLEEMTNYRQTAQQNSIDAIQSAQQRYDKAKQQGASTGWETKEKVGGIGQNQQEHKLGGQERSHGAGGQQGPTSVGKFEMKGEHKGMQDTLGKQGGQHHQQDRPLTEQVSTYRQTTQKDSLDAQESTEARYNKAKEEAANAAWEAKEAAKHGLGAAAAKTYELGLTAKERASAGVGATTQYISEKSRPMAETASETAQQAKEALSSAGQKSVEYTKETAKQTAEYAGEKAVQAKDTTVSTTKSVAGYVGQKAVAVGKTAAGLAGKVAEEVKDQAVVAGWGAAHLTSEVAVGATKKAGGVLGMAKDVVASAAHKATELAEVPVVMARDAAVDTGEKLADYTARKKMEAERYREEKHVQYDTGEYGENQPTAGEGVVEKLKESLPGGRTTQTQGSDRTGEGTRTGEMMEKGGSVLGAIGETVVEIAQSTANLPSKIQEGAGKLTDKGREMMGSMPSGGEVVGNLQKGTETLKQKTMNTMAEGAETGEIMIEKGEGVLGAIGETIVEIAQHTTNLVAGPGQGQAGPRPQDEVKEKVELKGSSNVYG